TCTTCGTTACCTGCCCGGAATTTCCATCAATCGGCTAATAACTATATTCGAATGAACCATAGCAAAGTATAGCTCAAACAGTTGAGAGAAAATGAGTGTTTAAGACATCACAATGTCTAGAAGTATTTTCTTTCATCTGTTTGGAGTAATTATTTGGAAGAGGTGTTTAATAATGGTTAACAAAAAAATGCTTTTAAGCATATTGATAATTGCCTTTGTTGGCATTGCAGCAGCTGGAACTTGGGCAAATTTTGTTGTCTCAGCTGAATCGACTGGTAACACGCTTACTGCAGGAGAATTGGGTATCGATCTCAATAGACCATTACAGCGGGCATTTGCTGTAAATGGGATAATTCCGGATTCTAAAGAACAAATAGAGTACAAATACCTTTTCTTCTTTGAGGATGAATATTTTGTTAATATAAGGAATACCGGAAACATCCCCGGACAACTCTTTATCTCAGCAACTGAGTCCTCAAGTGTTCAATCATTAGCAGATAATGTTAAAATCTACTATTCCACAAATCCGAATGACCCCAATCCAATAGAAATAACCGACACCCCAGTAGACACTGGCGAAGTCCTAAATGGCGGCCAGTCTACGACTCTCTATTTCTGGTACTCATATAAGAATGTAGATTCCTCGATTCAGAATAATGAAATGGGACAAACTCTCAATGTAGATATGAAGTTTGAATTAAGGAATCCTGAGACCTCAGTAAGCACAATTCCAGGGGCATAAACACAGTTTAATTTATTTTTAAACACATTTAAATCGACTACATATGTAGTCGATTTTTAACTTTTTCTGAACATGGTTATCAAATTATAGGTTAATCGCAAGTATTAATCAAAAATTAACTTTGAACTCCAAGAATCCTGATACACCTACACCAGGTGACGGTATTTAAATTGTTCAAGCCTATTTAAATCAGCTACAAATGAAGTCGATTTCTATTTTTTCTAAATATTATAAAGTGTATTGTCATTGACTAAAAACCGGTACTGAGTTTCTTATATATAGTATTTTTGTGATATTCATATTACAATTTTTAATCAAGAATCGCTCGAGACTCAAAACTTATCTTTGATAACTTATAAAAAACTAATCTGGTTTTAGAAAGACATGAAAACAATAGATACTCTCGTTAAGGTGTTTATTCTCTTAATACTCTTACCAATCTTTATTACTAGTATTCCTACTGGTCCCTTACATATTATGACCGTTTCGGGCAACAGCATGGAACCTGTAATAACAGCTAATGATATCGTTGTAATTATTCCTGCAATTACACAACCTGCAGTTGGAGACATTATCACCTATCGTCCTCATTTTCAAAGTGACGAGGGAGCGAGCATCACTCATAGGGTAGTAGGAGTAGTAGAAGAGGGATACATAACTAAAGGAGACGCAAACGAATTACCGGACGGCATCGTTGCCCCTGGAGACGTGATAGGCATTATGGTTTTCAAAATTCCCTTCATCGGTGCCTTAGTTCATTTTGCGCGTACTCCGGTTGGATTTTTGACAGTTGTACTTTTTCCTTCAATTATACTGATAATTATAGAAATACGAGAGATAATTAGACTCCTGTAAGAATAAATAATTCCATTTAATTTTCAGATTATACTTAACATACATTAAGAACTATAATATAAAAAAATAATATGTTTAAATTAGATATCTATTATTTCCGATAATCATACCTGCCATTATTTGAATGATTTACCCCGGCAATCTAGAGCTTTTTTGGTCATGTTTACTTTAAAATACTATTTTCTCGTGGAGTTTTGAAGACCGGTTTTTTATGATTTTATTTCTGATAATATTTGGAACTACAAAAAATATTGTTACATAACTATGTCATTTACGCAAAGAATTACACTTTAAATTGAACCTATACATTCCCATTTAGAGAAATTTTGTTTCTAGTTCATAATGAGAATTAAAGTGTAATTTTTTGCATTCAAGGCTATAAAACAGAGCTTTTAACACCTTTAATCTTGCCCGCCGTGATCCTCAATACAGAAAGTATGGAAAATCACCAGAATTGTTAAAAAGAAAATTAATTCTTGCCGCGATAAGAGGCTTTCATTTATAAAAATATGTGTTTAACTGCATATGCTTTCAAAATTTAACATTAATTAAGAAATAGAATCTAGACTCATTCTATTTATTTTTCCCATTCATTATTAAAAAGTCAAGTTTCTCTTAAATATATTTATATTATATAAGTGTAGTAAATCAAAAAAACAATTTCTCCATACTTTTTTTGAAAATAGCTTCCTTTATCCTTTTTAATTACTTAAACTTTATTTATTTATTAATTAAATGTAATTATATATCCCGATTATTTTATATATAGGATAGATATACTCATTAATTATCTTAAATGTAATTCATTAATCAGGTATGAAAAAATAAACATTAATCCGTTTTTGGAACACATGTTTAAAAATTCATACTCATGCTCAATGAATCATATTCACAATAGTATATATTATTCTGGCTCGACAACCTGTTTTCTTCCTTAAGAAGAAATAGACTTGCAGCCAGAGTATGAAAAAACATGAAACTTGCATATTATATACGGTAATTTACTTCGTTAAATTCAAATTTCAGGATTAATATTCATTTGAGGGCAAAATAAGGGCTAGTAGACGTTTTAATTAAATCCTGGGTTAAAACAATTGGGTTTTGTTGGGTTTTAGATCTTTCAGGCTCAACCAACAGGTTGCAGGTCTGTCAATCTCAAATTGAATATATTTATCAGAAGTTAATTATCAAATCAACATAAATATATATGCTTCATTGGGGTTAAAAAAATAGCATACTGGCAGTAGGGTGATTAAAAATGAAGTCCGTTAATAAAATATTACTATGTATGGTGGTATTTTCTTTCTTTACCTTCAGCACTTTTCCTTCCTTTACAGATACATCTGCTTCATTCACTGATGCAAAAAATGTTAATGCCGAAATCAGGACAGGTGTCTGGGAAAGCCTGGAAGAGCTGGTCGGGGCGCCTGACCTTAACCTGACTGGAGGCAGGGACGGGCTTCAGGAAAACGATTTCGGTCCGATAGGAGACTCTAATTCGAGAAACTACAGTGAGTCTGTAGCTGTAAACTTTTCGGAGAATCCCAGTTCTATTCATAACGAAAGTTCTGCAGAATTTACTAATCAGACAGATAATTTGCCCATAGAGGCAAATGAGACCATTGACCCTACCAATCAAACCAGTGATATTAACCTTACAAATAATACTAACTTTACAAATTCTACTGACCTGATCAACAATTCTACTGATACACAAAGGACAGTTTCCCTTGAAGAAGCCAGTATCAACACCGGTAGCCTGGGTCCGAGCTCTGGAGGTTCTGGGGGTGGCTCTAGAGGTGGAGGTGGGTCAGGAGGTTCGGACGAAGATGATGGAGTCCTTCCTGATGCCGGCTTTAGCAGCAGTGTCACAGAAGGCTATGCTCCTCTAGCTGTGCAGTTCACCGACCTCTCGCAAAATGCAACAGAATGGAACTGGGACTTTGGAGACGGAGCAAGCTCTTCCGAACAGAACCCGGCACATATCTACCCTACAGCAGGGACCTATACCGTTACTCTGGAAGCCTCCAACGCAAACGGCACGGATTCCGAATCTGCTGAGATAACCGTTCTGGAAACTCCTGAAGTGGTTCTTCCCCCTGTTGCCGGCTTCACAAGCAGCATAACCACTGGACCTGCTCCTTTTTCCGTGCAGTTCACTGACCTCTCGCAAAACGCAACAGAATGGAACTGGGACTTTGGAGACGGAGCAAGCTCTTCCGAACAGAACCCGGCGCATACTTACTCTGCACCAGGAACATACTCGGTCACGCTTACAGTAAAAAATACGGCTGGAGAAGATTCCGAGAAAAAAGCAGGTTATATAAAAGTAGGTGCAGCTTCCTCAGTAACATTGACTGACCTGACCCTAGACGGAGAAAACTCCTCTGGGGCTACGACAGGCTCAGGGGCTTTTACCACAAACCCTGAAGACTCCTTCGGGCAGATAGGCGTCAGGGACGAAAATGGAATTTTCTTTAACATGCCTTCTTCCGGTGGTCCGCTTGGCAAAATTTCCATACCCCTTCAGGTAGGAGTCAATAATTTTTCCCTTGTTGCCGATGGAGTCTACCCTGGAAATGAATACTACGGTGCAGTGCTCTTCTTAAATGGATTCTCTGCCTCCCCTCTGATAGCAATTTACAATTCCAATGGCGGGACAGGAGCTTTTTCTGTGCAGCCTGCAGGTACGGAAATAACAGGCAGTGCTGAAGGAGGTTCATCTTCAGTCAAAGCACCTGGCTCATCCTTCTATGTTACTCCTGACGGGACAAAAATAGAAGTTGTAAGTTTTGTTGTCGATTCAAAGAAGGGGCTTACGGATGAAATTTCAGGCGAAAATTTTGGTGCAAACGGAGTTCCCGATACCGTAGCAAAACTAAGCCTGATAGTGACTCCTTCTGTCACGGTTCCGCTTGCATCTTTCTCTGCATCCTCCCTTTCCGGGACAGCGCCTCTGCAGGTCTCCTTTACTGACAGCAGCACAGGTTCCCCCACTTCATGGAACTGGGACTTCGGAGACGGAGCCAGCTCAACCGAGCAGAATCCAACACATACTTACTCTACACCAGGGACCTACACCGCAACGCTCACAGCAAGCAATGGAAACGGTACAAGCTCAACATCTGCCGTAATTACTGTCCTGCAGCCTGTACTTCCTGTGGCAGACTTCAGCAGCAGTGTCTCATCCGGAAACGCTCCTCTGGCTGTACAGTTTACAGATCTGTCTCAAAACGCAGCAGCATGGAACTGGGACTTTGGAGACGGATCCAGCTCAACCGAGCAGAACCCCTCGCATATCTATTCCACGGCAGGAGACTATACCATTTCTCTTACTGCATCCAATGCAAACGGCACGGATTCCAAATCTTCCACAATAACGGTATTAAGACAGCCTGTACCTCCTGTAGCAGACTTCAGCAGCAGTGTCACAGAAGGCTATGCTCCTCTAGCTGTGCAGTTTACCGACCTTTCGCAAAATGCAGCAGAATGGAGCTGGGACTTTGGAGACGGAGCCAGTTCAAGCGAGCAGAGTCCCTCGCATACTTACTCAGCAGCAGGAAGTTACACAGTAACACTTACTGTAAGCAATGCCGATGGTACGGATTCAAAAACAGGAGGGATTTCTGTAGCTGAAAAGCCCGCAGATAATTCTTCAAATGATACTGCTGCCGACAGTTCTGGAGATTCCAGCTCTACAGGCAGTTCCGGAAATGATGGTTCTGAAGATAGTTCCGGAAATGATGGTTCTGAAGATAGTTCCGGAAATGATGGTTCTGAAGATAGTTCCGGAAATGATGGTTTTGAAGATAGTTCCGGAAATGATGGTTCTGAAGACAGTTCCGGAAATGATAGTTTTGAAGATAGTTCCGGAAATGAAAGCTCTGCATAACTGAGGTAATGGACCCGGTGCGGAAATGAAACCATGAAGAAAAAAGAGATTTCCAGGCAGCAATTCTCCTGCTCATTGTGTTATTCCTGGTCAATGCTTTAATCCCATTCTTTACAG
This region of Methanosarcina flavescens genomic DNA includes:
- a CDS encoding signal peptidase I yields the protein MKTIDTLVKVFILLILLPIFITSIPTGPLHIMTVSGNSMEPVITANDIVVIIPAITQPAVGDIITYRPHFQSDEGASITHRVVGVVEEGYITKGDANELPDGIVAPGDVIGIMVFKIPFIGALVHFARTPVGFLTVVLFPSIILIIIEIREIIRLL
- a CDS encoding PKD domain-containing protein; protein product: MKSVNKILLCMVVFSFFTFSTFPSFTDTSASFTDAKNVNAEIRTGVWESLEELVGAPDLNLTGGRDGLQENDFGPIGDSNSRNYSESVAVNFSENPSSIHNESSAEFTNQTDNLPIEANETIDPTNQTSDINLTNNTNFTNSTDLINNSTDTQRTVSLEEASINTGSLGPSSGGSGGGSRGGGGSGGSDEDDGVLPDAGFSSSVTEGYAPLAVQFTDLSQNATEWNWDFGDGASSSEQNPAHIYPTAGTYTVTLEASNANGTDSESAEITVLETPEVVLPPVAGFTSSITTGPAPFSVQFTDLSQNATEWNWDFGDGASSSEQNPAHTYSAPGTYSVTLTVKNTAGEDSEKKAGYIKVGAASSVTLTDLTLDGENSSGATTGSGAFTTNPEDSFGQIGVRDENGIFFNMPSSGGPLGKISIPLQVGVNNFSLVADGVYPGNEYYGAVLFLNGFSASPLIAIYNSNGGTGAFSVQPAGTEITGSAEGGSSSVKAPGSSFYVTPDGTKIEVVSFVVDSKKGLTDEISGENFGANGVPDTVAKLSLIVTPSVTVPLASFSASSLSGTAPLQVSFTDSSTGSPTSWNWDFGDGASSTEQNPTHTYSTPGTYTATLTASNGNGTSSTSAVITVLQPVLPVADFSSSVSSGNAPLAVQFTDLSQNAAAWNWDFGDGSSSTEQNPSHIYSTAGDYTISLTASNANGTDSKSSTITVLRQPVPPVADFSSSVTEGYAPLAVQFTDLSQNAAEWSWDFGDGASSSEQSPSHTYSAAGSYTVTLTVSNADGTDSKTGGISVAEKPADNSSNDTAADSSGDSSSTGSSGNDGSEDSSGNDGSEDSSGNDGSEDSSGNDGFEDSSGNDGSEDSSGNDSFEDSSGNESSA